In one window of Kitasatospora sp. MMS16-BH015 DNA:
- a CDS encoding CopG family transcriptional regulator, whose amino-acid sequence MASKKVTVTLPEELLDEIRADSADRGLSAYVADALRAKRDRDRLQELVVWLEEEHGPVRSDERAATYAELDDLDAEHDRRRAARGENTGAAG is encoded by the coding sequence CAAGAAGGTCACCGTCACGCTCCCCGAGGAGCTGCTGGACGAGATCCGCGCGGACAGTGCCGACCGCGGCCTCTCCGCGTACGTCGCTGACGCCCTCCGGGCCAAGCGCGACCGCGACCGCTTGCAGGAGTTGGTCGTGTGGCTGGAGGAGGAGCACGGACCGGTCCGCAGTGACGAACGTGCTGCCACCTACGCAGAGCTGGACGACCTGGACGCGGAGCACGATCGGCGCCGGGCGGCACGTGGCGAGAACACTGGTGCAGCCGGGTGA